The DNA window GCGGATCTTCTCCGCCAATTCCTCGCGGCGGGCGGCGGTCAGCAGCTTGGAGTCGCGCAGGCCGCGAATGCGGTGCTCGGGATCGAGGATGACGGCGGCCGCGACCACGGGGCCGAAGAGCGAGCCGCGCCCGGCTTCGTCCACCCCCGCCACCCGGCGCGCGCCCGCCGCCCAGGCCTGCTTCTCGAACTTCAGGGTGCAGCGCAGGCGCTTGAGCAGGCGCAGCTTGGCGGCCGCGGGCGAGAGCGGCAGGGAACCATCGGGTTGCGTCGGAGTGGCCACCGCGTGAGACCGACAACAGTGTTGCGCGGAATGCGCACGCGCGCAAGCGCGGAGTGAAGTGGGCGGGAGCTTTGCCGGGCGGGGTCCCCCGGCGGAAATTTTTGTCCCAAGCGCGCGCGAGGCGTTCTAAAGTAGAGACCCTGCTCGCATGGACATGGCCACGAACTCCTCCCTCAAGCCGCGCTACCAGGCCACCCTGGCGGTGATCAACGTCGCTCGCCCGGTGGTGGAGGTGCTGCAGCAGTGCTTCCGACAGTGCCGTATCGACACCCAGGCGTCCTCGCCCTCGGTGGAGCAGCTCCAGACCTCGGCCTTCGATGCCTGCGCCATTCGCCTGGATGCCGGCGCCGAGGCCTATCTGCAAGCGCTGCGCGCGGCCGACGGCAACCGCCGCTGCCTGGTCTATGGCTTCGGCTCGATCGAAGAGGCGCTGCGGCTCTCCGAGTACGGCGTCAACTGCCTCTTCGAAGGCGGGGCGGGCGCGGACGCCATCGCCCGCGAGGTGGAGAACACCTACCTGCTGCTGCTGCGCCAGTTGCGGCGCTACGTGCGCCTGCCGCTGATCACGGGGATGAAGGCGGTGACACCCCACCGCGGGACGCTGACCGGGGTGACGCGCGAGATCAGCGGCGGGGGACTGTCGGCCTACGCGGTGGAGGGGCTGGCGGTGGCGGACACGGCGCAGCTCCTGCTCGGCCTGCCCGGGCTCTCCGGCCTGGAGATCCCCGCCGTGGTGTGCTGGTGCCTGGAGACGCAGCGCACTACCGGCTTCCAGTTCCGCCCCTGCAACGACCGCCTACGGCTGAAGGCGTGGATCGACGGATACCTGGGGATGGAGTAGGGCGCGGCTTCCTGCCTGCGGCACAGCCAGAAAGAAAGCTCACCACAAAGGACACAATGGAGACACGAGGGGCACAAAGACCGGACAGCGGGTCTGGCCGGCGCTACCCTTCCTGC is part of the Terriglobales bacterium genome and encodes:
- a CDS encoding PilZ domain-containing protein, coding for MDMATNSSLKPRYQATLAVINVARPVVEVLQQCFRQCRIDTQASSPSVEQLQTSAFDACAIRLDAGAEAYLQALRAADGNRRCLVYGFGSIEEALRLSEYGVNCLFEGGAGADAIAREVENTYLLLLRQLRRYVRLPLITGMKAVTPHRGTLTGVTREISGGGLSAYAVEGLAVADTAQLLLGLPGLSGLEIPAVVCWCLETQRTTGFQFRPCNDRLRLKAWIDGYLGME